One genomic region from Thermovenabulum gondwanense encodes:
- a CDS encoding M42 family metallopeptidase, whose amino-acid sequence MLLKRLSEAAGVSGNENEVRDILREELKGYAEIRTDALGNLIFEKKNEGKRPRIMLAAHMDEVGLMITSILKNGFLKFETVGGIDERVLVSKIVTIGPNKVFGVIGAKPIHRQEPKERENALKIKNLYIDIGAKDQEDAEKKVKIGDYACFNTEFEIFKNNIVKGKALDDRIGCFVVAEIVKRNYEVEICGAFTVQEEVGLRGSGVAAYQLKPDVCIVVEGTFASDVPGMKEEEYNTLLGRGPAITTMDRSFIADKRLRDRVFEIAKKNNIPCQPRRTNLGGTDAGRIQSIEEGIQTIVISVPTRYIHSPVSIADLNDINNTISLVNALINDFQERGI is encoded by the coding sequence ATGTTATTAAAGAGACTTTCTGAAGCTGCAGGTGTTTCGGGAAATGAAAATGAAGTGAGGGATATATTAAGGGAGGAATTAAAGGGATATGCAGAAATTAGAACGGATGCTTTGGGAAATCTAATATTTGAAAAAAAGAATGAGGGCAAAAGACCAAGAATAATGCTGGCAGCACATATGGATGAAGTGGGATTGATGATAACCTCCATACTAAAAAATGGGTTTTTAAAGTTTGAAACTGTGGGAGGAATTGATGAACGGGTACTTGTTTCAAAGATCGTTACAATAGGCCCAAATAAGGTTTTCGGAGTTATAGGTGCAAAACCCATTCACAGGCAGGAACCCAAGGAAAGGGAAAATGCATTAAAAATAAAAAATCTTTATATAGATATAGGTGCAAAAGATCAGGAGGATGCGGAAAAAAAGGTTAAAATTGGCGATTACGCTTGCTTTAATACGGAATTTGAAATATTTAAGAACAATATTGTAAAAGGAAAGGCTTTAGATGATAGAATCGGATGCTTTGTGGTAGCGGAAATAGTAAAAAGGAATTATGAAGTGGAAATTTGCGGAGCTTTTACTGTTCAAGAAGAGGTTGGATTAAGAGGCTCCGGAGTTGCAGCTTACCAATTAAAGCCCGATGTCTGTATAGTGGTAGAGGGAACTTTTGCTTCCGATGTTCCTGGTATGAAAGAAGAGGAATACAATACTTTACTTGGCAGGGGACCGGCGATAACTACAATGGATAGAAGCTTTATTGCCGATAAACGTTTAAGGGATAGGGTATTTGAAATAGCAAAGAAAAATAACATACCATGTCAGCCAAGAAGGACAAATTTAGGAGGTACCGATGCGGGCAGAATACAATCTATCGAAGAAGGAATACAAACAATAGTTATTTCAGTTCCTACTAGGTATATTCATTCACCTGTTAGTATCGCTGATCTTAATGATATTAATAATACGATTTCCTTGGTTAATGCTTTAATAAACGATTTTCAAGAAAGGGGAATATAA
- a CDS encoding M42 family metallopeptidase, which yields MDIKDLLKELITDHSPSGREPEAAFKVKELFGKFFDEVKVDKLGNIIGKKTGKDSKFKVMIAAHMDEIGMMVTKIEERGFIRFTFVGGIDQRILLGQEVLVHGKEIVHGIIGSKPPHLQEPDEKSKALKKEDLFIDTGLPYEQIKDIVSVGDFITFKRKPVELLNNHFASNALDDKAGIAAILCCIEELKKLVFSADVYGVATVQEEVGLRGAITSTYGIYPDIGIAVDVGHGNIPDLPEEETFKLGKGPVIALGPNIHPKIYERLKNLADEYKLPYQIDPNPSYTGTDAWSIQITRAGVPTGLISIPLRYMHTTVETLNTEDIKLIGRLLALFIASVDTEFVEGLKCY from the coding sequence TTGGATATTAAAGATTTATTAAAGGAATTAATAACAGATCATTCTCCTTCCGGAAGGGAACCGGAGGCTGCTTTTAAAGTAAAAGAATTATTCGGTAAATTTTTTGATGAAGTTAAGGTAGATAAACTGGGAAATATCATAGGGAAAAAGACGGGAAAGGACTCAAAATTTAAAGTTATGATTGCCGCACATATGGATGAAATTGGCATGATGGTCACAAAAATTGAAGAAAGGGGCTTTATTAGATTTACATTTGTGGGTGGAATTGACCAAAGGATTTTACTGGGTCAAGAGGTCTTAGTACACGGCAAAGAAATTGTCCACGGTATAATAGGAAGTAAACCACCTCATTTGCAAGAACCTGATGAAAAAAGTAAAGCTTTGAAAAAAGAAGATTTATTTATTGATACCGGTCTTCCCTACGAACAAATTAAAGATATTGTGAGCGTTGGAGATTTCATTACTTTTAAGAGAAAACCTGTGGAACTTTTGAATAATCATTTTGCCTCTAATGCCCTGGATGATAAGGCCGGTATAGCAGCAATACTATGCTGTATAGAGGAGCTAAAAAAATTAGTTTTCTCCGCGGATGTGTATGGGGTCGCTACTGTACAGGAAGAAGTGGGTTTAAGAGGAGCAATAACCTCGACTTATGGTATATATCCCGATATTGGTATTGCAGTAGATGTCGGACATGGAAATATTCCGGATTTGCCCGAAGAAGAAACTTTTAAATTGGGAAAGGGTCCTGTCATAGCTTTAGGCCCCAATATTCATCCAAAAATTTATGAAAGATTAAAAAACTTAGCCGATGAATATAAATTACCTTATCAGATTGACCCAAATCCTTCCTATACTGGAACGGATGCCTGGTCAATACAGATAACTCGAGCCGGTGTTCCGACAGGGCTAATTTCTATACCTCTTAGATATATGCATACTACCGTGGAAACATTAAATACTGAGGATATTAAACTGATCGGAAGATTGCTTGCATTGTTTATAGCTTCTGTGGATACGGAATTTGTGGAGGGATTAAAATGTTATTAA
- a CDS encoding LysM peptidoglycan-binding domain-containing protein: MSDKQVRRVPRSCPPAFQGRYTVQPGDTFFNIAQMFRTRLEALAVNNRHINDPNLINAGDVLCVPGLIPYPCCIVLSSTLQFRLPFGTGAVAFVNFAPQGGQAVSFLATLPQPSSFGNFDNYVGEIYIPDIGGFGNQLFPSIQNPPTWATRIELPTFASIVPNSRLVIRPVNSKTGISGDVILYATIRSGSCHL, translated from the coding sequence ATGTCAGATAAACAAGTCCGTAGAGTTCCTCGATCCTGTCCTCCCGCTTTTCAGGGCCGATATACCGTTCAGCCTGGAGATACCTTTTTTAATATAGCTCAGATGTTCAGAACACGCCTTGAAGCCCTTGCAGTAAATAACCGTCATATCAATGATCCTAATCTTATAAATGCCGGCGATGTACTTTGCGTGCCGGGTCTTATTCCCTACCCATGTTGTATCGTTCTAAGCTCCACGCTTCAATTTCGTTTGCCGTTTGGAACAGGAGCGGTGGCTTTTGTTAATTTTGCACCTCAAGGAGGTCAAGCAGTCAGCTTTTTGGCAACGCTACCTCAACCTTCCTCATTTGGTAATTTTGATAATTATGTAGGGGAAATTTATATTCCTGATATAGGAGGTTTTGGCAATCAATTGTTTCCAAGTATTCAAAATCCCCCTACCTGGGCTACCAGAATAGAACTTCCTACCTTCGCATCAATTGTTCCTAACTCCAGATTAGTAATACGTCCTGTTAATTCTAAAACCGGCATATCCGGTGATGTTATATTGTATGCAACGATACGCAGTGGTAGCTGTCATTTATAA
- a CDS encoding sigma-54 interaction domain-containing protein translates to MYDIEKQLYNIFSYDSIKRIFNSLDEGIIIVDNNFKILFYNKILGKFEGIDPDKVIGKNLFEVYPSLSPEESTICQVLKTGKPVLKRYQQYRSFLGNEIKAVNTTFPIIENGSIIGAFEVSRDITNIYHLAEKVVELRQIASGAKTLKDNNISLKYNFSSIIGENKKIKELIAFSKKVSKTSSSILIYGETGTGKELFAQSIHAESPRKDGPFIAQNCAALPESLLEALLFGTTKGSFTGAENKPGLFEQADGGTLLLDEINSMGLNLQSKLLRVLQEGVVRRIGAAYDIPVDVRIIATTNEKPEILLKTGRLRKDLFFRLSVIYIEIPPLRERKDDIILLSNHFIEKYNKKFGKNVTGIDKRLMDLFLQYSWPGNIRELEHLIEGLMNCQDDGIITFDSLKYVSFYFLNEALINNTTFQKSSALKQLDDFERKLIIDTLRECQGNITRAAEKLGLKRQSLQYRIKKYSIQKENL, encoded by the coding sequence ATGTACGATATTGAGAAACAGCTCTATAACATCTTTTCTTATGATTCAATTAAGAGGATATTTAACTCTCTTGATGAGGGGATAATAATTGTCGATAATAATTTCAAAATATTGTTCTACAACAAAATATTGGGAAAATTTGAAGGGATAGATCCCGATAAGGTTATTGGCAAAAACTTATTTGAGGTTTACCCTTCTTTATCTCCCGAAGAAAGCACAATATGCCAGGTACTAAAAACAGGAAAGCCTGTTTTAAAACGATATCAGCAATATCGGAGTTTTTTAGGAAACGAAATTAAAGCGGTCAATACTACCTTCCCTATTATCGAAAACGGTAGTATAATCGGAGCTTTTGAGGTATCAAGGGATATTACTAATATCTACCACCTTGCAGAAAAAGTGGTAGAGCTAAGACAAATAGCTTCGGGGGCAAAAACTTTAAAGGATAATAATATTTCCTTGAAATACAATTTTAGTTCTATAATCGGCGAAAATAAAAAAATAAAAGAATTGATAGCTTTTTCTAAAAAAGTATCTAAAACCTCTTCTTCAATTTTGATTTACGGAGAAACCGGTACAGGAAAAGAACTTTTTGCTCAAAGCATTCACGCAGAAAGCCCCAGGAAAGACGGTCCTTTTATCGCTCAAAACTGTGCAGCCTTACCCGAATCTTTATTAGAGGCCCTTCTTTTCGGCACTACCAAGGGAAGTTTTACCGGAGCAGAAAATAAACCGGGGTTATTTGAACAAGCGGATGGAGGAACCCTATTATTGGATGAAATTAACAGTATGGGTTTAAACCTTCAAAGTAAGCTATTAAGAGTACTGCAGGAAGGTGTAGTAAGGCGAATTGGTGCAGCATACGATATACCGGTTGATGTAAGGATTATAGCTACTACAAACGAAAAACCTGAAATTCTATTAAAAACTGGCCGTTTACGAAAGGACTTGTTTTTCAGGTTAAGCGTAATATATATAGAAATCCCTCCACTAAGAGAAAGAAAAGATGATATCATATTACTTTCGAACCATTTTATTGAAAAGTACAATAAAAAATTCGGTAAAAATGTAACAGGAATCGATAAAAGGCTGATGGATTTATTTTTACAATATTCGTGGCCCGGAAATATAAGAGAATTAGAGCACCTTATAGAAGGATTAATGAATTGTCAGGATGATGGAATAATTACTTTTGACTCTTTAAAATATGTAAGTTTCTATTTTTTAAATGAAGCTTTGATTAACAACACAACTTTTCAAAAAAGTAGTGCTTTAAAGCAATTGGATGATTTTGAAAGAAAATTAATAATTGACACTTTGCGGGAATGCCAGGGTAATATAACCCGGGCTGCAGAAAAATTGGGATTAAAAAGGCAATCCTTACAATATAGAATAAAAAAATACAGTATTCAAAAAGAAAATTTATGA
- a CDS encoding CheR family methyltransferase has protein sequence MQDKYYEFIEKINKITGINLSLYKEKQMKRRIESFIRRHGFEEYDDYYKFIKDDQNRIREFLNYLTINVSEFFRNPAQWDILEKDIIPNLISNNNSLKIWSSACASGEEPYSVALLLRKINFDKAEIIATDIDEDALERAKKGLYNEKIITNVPEDLKRRFFIKRKEEYEISDDIKNMVKFIKLNLLTDPFPKGIHLILCRNVLIYFTEEAKEMIYKKFNESLADDGILFVGSTEQIIMPHKFGFSSIKSFFYRKIS, from the coding sequence TTGCAGGATAAATATTACGAATTTATTGAAAAAATTAATAAAATAACAGGAATTAACCTTTCATTATACAAGGAAAAACAGATGAAGAGGCGTATAGAATCCTTTATCAGAAGGCATGGCTTTGAGGAATACGATGATTACTATAAGTTTATCAAAGATGACCAAAATAGGATAAGAGAGTTCCTTAATTATCTTACAATAAACGTTTCTGAATTTTTCAGAAACCCCGCACAATGGGATATATTAGAAAAAGATATTATCCCCAATTTAATTTCAAACAACAATTCATTGAAAATTTGGAGTTCGGCTTGTGCGAGCGGGGAAGAACCTTATTCGGTGGCTCTTTTGTTAAGAAAGATAAATTTTGACAAAGCAGAAATAATAGCTACTGATATTGATGAGGATGCTTTGGAAAGAGCAAAAAAAGGACTTTATAATGAAAAAATAATTACAAATGTACCTGAAGATTTAAAAAGAAGATTCTTTATTAAAAGAAAAGAAGAATATGAAATATCTGACGACATAAAAAATATGGTGAAATTTATAAAATTGAATCTTTTAACCGATCCATTCCCTAAAGGGATCCATTTAATTTTATGCAGAAATGTTTTAATATATTTTACCGAAGAAGCAAAAGAAATGATTTATAAAAAGTTTAATGAATCCTTAGCTGATGACGGAATTTTGTTCGTAGGAAGTACTGAACAAATAATAATGCCTCATAAATTTGGCTTTTCCAGCATAAAAAGCTTTTTTTATAGAAAAATTTCATAA